One window of Watersipora subatra chromosome 3, tzWatSuba1.1, whole genome shotgun sequence genomic DNA carries:
- the LOC137390830 gene encoding testis-expressed protein 10 homolog: MSLKFNNNLNVHAMLMPKRKVKKNNDFQKVKFKVGKKLPKAENVTSTAFKSKAIVIKEQLKETSADDLRQGIFRKSRDPQELLTHLQHYNPSFRLNALNTIKAIMTSDPCKLLLYMGSVLDKVSALSSDTEKVIRAAALDCLKTIFGSLNANSVVALIPTVTAHLRCAMTHLNESVKLDSLQYLDLLVSHYPQAINQDLFKLTQNFLDLISTRGDKGNRSLKVSPSSKLSTIKWRQQAFDHLDKLLSIEGGQVVSQSHTQHSGQVTNVFKTESCTVNRQVNDAMYLSTAGLEQVLLRKYDLGCDEDVGRSLQVFVRELMPLLGETWVELVTDGAVVGADAHLTLLSVTNIIKHLYRMVRSSEIKDPEPTIQLLRADVRNYISNGFPIASIDRKSGKNKPKNTSSQPANHGTSIMLNVELCSLASVLGCSNHKTQSYMLDFLESSNLSLLNDQLETIISNLQPGILLEGSIVHMIEGQRLSAERIAVIVSALDRLVKGAERLSESLVVAISSLSVRSEMTVPLLTSLLAVINGACLTSKMVLSEALIITFIKECVRCAERSKPCLDDLLHMLRLVISLLEHTDRITTDGLRAVQLLQLLHGDSHCLVSLLLHILNRRACSGGLANELYISFLISLLSEGMDRDTPEPVKYRPVLEHICYVSPNPEQIANVMEYHYTNKMDKEGRLSAALCCILLGSQILRYFSSNFIAELIVSYLIHAADIQGEVRPDAAQQLSVQSFLTPAVTISPDIPDAVRTRLKKRLDMNTNKERYGQAILLTRNFEWSCEDCQIG, encoded by the exons ATGTCCTTAAAATTCAACAACAATCTTAATGTGCACGCCATGTTG ATGCCAaagagaaaagtgaaaaaaaataatgattttcAGAAAGTCAAGTTCAAGGTTGGAAAGAAACTACCAAAAGCTGAAAATGTAACTTCAACCGCTTTTAAATCAAAGGCTATTGTCATAAAAGAGCAACTAAAGGAGACGTCAGCTGATGACCTACGCCAGGGAATCTTCAGAAAGAGTAGAGATCCCCAA GAGTTGTTGACCCATCTGCAGCATTATAATCCATCATTTAGGCTGAACGCCCTCAACACTATTAAAGCTATAATGACAAGTGATCCCTGTAAACTCCTCCTGTATATGGGCTCTGTACTTGACAAAGTGTCAGCTCTCTCATCTGATACTGAAAAAGTTATACG AGCTGCTGCTTTGGATTGTCTGAAGACCATTTTTGGCTCATTGAATGCGAACTCAGTCGTAGCCTTAATTCCTACAGTCACTGCCCATCTGAGGTGTGCGATGACCCACCTCAACGAGTCTGTGAAACTAGACTCCTTGCAG TACCTTGACCTGCTCGTGTCACATTATCCGCAAGCAATAAATCAAGACTTATTCAAATTAACCCAAAACTTTCTCGATCTTATCTCCACGAGAGGAGACAAGGGTAACCGCTCCCTCAAG GTTTCCCCTAGCAGCAAGCTATCAACGATTAAATGGCGCCAGCAGGCATTTGATCATCTTGATAAGCTTCTGTCTATCGAGGGAGGGCAAGTCGTATCACAGTCACACACACAACATTCGGGTCAAGTAACAAACGTGTTCAAGACAGAATCTTGCACAGTAAATCGTCAGGTTAATGATGCCATGTATCTCTCTACCGCTGGTCTGGAGCAGGTGTTATTAAG AAAATATGACCTTGGATGTGATGAGGATGTAGGCAGGAGTTTGCAAGTGTTTGTTAGAGAATTGATGCCTCTTCTGGGAGAAACTTGGGTTGAGCTAGTCACTGATGGTG CAGTGGTAGGAGCCGATGCCCACCTCACCTTGCTGTCGgttacaaatattataaagcACCTCTATCGTATGGTTCGTTCATCAGAAATCAAAGACCCAGAG CCCACAATTCAACTGCTGCGGGCTGATGTGCGGAATTATATTTCTAATGGTTTTCCGATAGCCAGTATCGATAGAAAAAGTGGCAAAAACAAACCGAAGAATACCTCATCGCAGCCTGCTAACCAT GGGACTTCCATCATGTTAAATGTTGAGCTCTGCTCCCTTGCTTCTGTTCTTGGCTGCAGTAACCATAAAACCCAAAGCTATATGCTTGACTTCCTCGAGAGTTCAAACCTGTCTCTTCTAAATGATCAGCTGGAAACGATTATCTCCAACCTACAGCCAG GAATACTTCTAGAAGGGTCCATTGTGCACATGATAGAAGGGCAGAGGCTGTCGGCTGAAAGGATTGCTGTCATAGTCAGTGCTTTAGACAGATTGGTGAAGGGAGCAGAAAG GTTGTCAGAGTCATTAGTGGTTGCCATATCAAGTCTTTCTGTGAGGTCAGAGATGACAGTTCCATTACTTACATCTTTGCTTGCTGTCATAAACGGAGCTTGCCTTACGTCTAAGATGGTCCTTTCAGAAGCCCTTATCATTACATTTATTAAAG AATGTGTTCGTTGTGCTGAGCGGAGTAAGCCATGTCTTGATGATCTGCTGCATATGCTGCGTCTAGTTATCTCCCTCCTCGAACACACGGATCGGATAACTACAGACGGTCTACGGGCTGTGCAACTACTTCAATTGTTGCATGGTGATTCCCACTGTCTGGTTAGCCTCCtgcttcacatactaaacagaAG GGCATGCAGTGGTGGCTTAGCAAATGAGCTGTACATTAGTTTCCTAATATCATTACTGAGTGAAGGGATGGACCGTGATACACCTGAGCCTGTTAAATACAGACCAGTCTTAGAGCACATATGCTATGTTTCTCCAAACCCAGAGCAAATAGCCAATGTCATGGAATACCACTATACAAATAAAATG GACAAAGAAGGCAGGCTATCAGCTGCTTTATGCTGTATCCTGTTAGGATCTCAAATACTCAGATATTTCTCATCCAACTTCATTGCGGAGCTGATTGTGTCATACTTAATTCATGCTGCAGATATTCAGG GGGAGGTGCGGCCTGATGCTGCTCAACAGCTCTCAGTTCAAAGCTTTCTCACACCAGCTGTCACTATTAGCCCCGACATACCAGACGCTGTCCGAACTCGGCTAAAAAAGCGACTTG ATATGAATACCAACAAGGAACGATATGGACAGGCCATTTTGTTGACAAGaaattttgaatggagctgTGAAGATTGCCAAATTGGTTAA